The genomic DNA gtgaagtgtggacaggtgtgtggggagggggggcagtcatcatcatcaggtgttctatgtcactgtgggtgaagtgtggacaggtgtgtggggagcgggggcagtcatcatcatcaggtgttctatgtcactgtgggtgaagtgtggacaggtgtgtggggagggggggcagtcatcaggtgttctatgtcactgtgggtggagtgagggaaaggaCCACAAGGTCTCCGGAACTCGTTGCCCTGGGCCCAGATCCACTTGTTGGCGACTGGAAAACAGGCaatgagatgatggtgatgatgatgatgatgatgatgatgatgatactgctgctgctgctgctgctgatgatgatggtggtggtggtggtggtgttgacgacaacgacgacgatgatatgatgatgacgatgatgatggtggtgacgacgatgattatgatcatggtagtggtggtggtggtggtggcatagtggtggtggtgatgatgctgttgacgatgatgatgatgatggtggtggtggtaatcgtAATGGTGATGTCGGTGGTGGTAGTGTCATAGCGATGATAAAATGTTGATGATATAAATTGTGATGACACAGCCAGTGTAATCCACTGCATTATCGTAattcattgtcattgttactTTATTATCTATCATAatcagtaggagtagtagtagtattagtagcagtagtaccatTGTAAAATCTGCCAGTATATTCCATTGTGTTGTCCTAAattactgtcgttgttgttgttattttatcatttatcatcatcatcatcagtagtagtggcagtagtgccattgttataattatcattactgtcattatcatgatgatgatgatgatggtgatgatgataatgataatgatgatgattattattgttgttactactattattattatcattagtagtagtagtagtagtagtagtagtagtagtagtaccattatcattattgtaaccattatcattattatcaccatcatcatcttcagtcatcacacatatacaaacaaaacacacgaacGCACAGCAAGGGACAAAGAACGGACGACTCACTCCATTTCTGACCGACCATCACGGGGCAGCCGGCATGGGACGTGTTGAAGTCCTTCTGCAGCTTGGGGTCAAAGTTGTACCAGAACAGAGCCTTGCCCTGCATGCCAGGAACACGGTGTGTGAACAGCAACACATAGCACATGGGAGCTCTCTAACCCCTGCCCCTAATAccagaaactacacacacacacacacacacacacacacacacacacacacgcacgcacgcgcatgtacgcacgcacacacacacacacacacacacacacaaaacacacacaaacatacactgacaagcgcgcatgcacgcacacattcgcCGTATTCGTAAACATAACACaagtacacacgtacatacacacgcactaacactgACTTGTCCATTTCTTCGTTTAATATTAGTTtatgttgaaataaataaataaacaacgccatctctatctctctctccctcacacacacacacacacacacacgcacgcatgcacgcactgacacactcgtgtatacgtaaacacacacacacacacacacacacacacacacacacacacacacacgcacaactgcgTTTGTACCTTCCGTGGAGCCACAGATATTCTGGAGTGGACGAAAACGGTGTTTCCCCCTTTTTCCACGTCACTTAACTgaacagagaaacaaggaaaaagaaaccCCACTGGTTTGGTGTTCCCCCTTTTTCCACGTCACTTAACTgaagagagaaacaaggaaaaagaaaccCCACTGGTTTGGTGTTCCCCCTTTTTCCACGTCACTTAACTgaacagagaaacaaggaaaaagaaaccccactggtttggtgttcccccaaacaaggaaaaagaaaacccgACCTGGTTTGGTGTTCCCCCCTTTTTCCACGTCACTTaactgaagagagagaaacaaggaaaaagaaaccCCACTGGTTTGGCGTTCCCCCTTTTTCCACATCACTTAACTgaacagagaaacaaggaaaaagaaaccCGACTGGTTTGGTGTTCCCCCCCTTTTCC from Babylonia areolata isolate BAREFJ2019XMU chromosome 11, ASM4173473v1, whole genome shotgun sequence includes the following:
- the LOC143287181 gene encoding prolyl 4-hydroxylase subunit alpha-3-like, producing METAHSLARRVKGMTGLEVDQSPPVGPCSEAFQIVNYGLGGHYDVHMDPFDSWALEDGAGEYGERLATFLIYLSDVEKGGNTVFVHSRISVAPRKGKALFWYNFDPKLQKDFNTSHAGCPVMVGQKWIANKWIWAQGNEFRRPCGPFPHSTHSDIEHLMTAPPPHTPVHTSPTVT